Proteins from a single region of Sphaerochaeta globosa str. Buddy:
- a CDS encoding helix-turn-helix domain-containing protein codes for MGTLSFEEVGNTIKRILDEQDMTQQALATAIGVSKQVMNKIVAGNKAINVTEISSIATALGTTVDVLLAPSGVIKQSDFLDCLNHIQNQHTREKLLFLADVMQEILYLEEVVDANHNTESKR; via the coding sequence ATGGGAACTCTTTCCTTTGAAGAAGTAGGAAACACAATCAAGAGGATCTTGGATGAGCAGGATATGACCCAACAAGCACTCGCCACAGCAATCGGTGTCTCCAAGCAAGTAATGAATAAGATAGTCGCAGGTAATAAAGCCATCAACGTAACAGAAATATCGTCCATTGCTACAGCTTTAGGAACAACTGTTGACGTGCTCCTTGCTCCGTCAGGAGTAATAAAACAATCAGATTTTCTTGATTGCCTGAATCATATCCAGAACCAACATACACGAGAGAAGCTGCTGTTCTTGGCCGATGTCATGCAGGAAATTCTCTACTTGGAGGAAGTCGTTGATGCAAATCACAACACAGAAAGCAAACGGTAA
- a CDS encoding HD domain-containing protein — translation MNNARMLATLLDKTIAFDSPDSRRIAHLVKVHGYARSIGLLEGLDDRTQFTLEAAAIVHDIGIKVCEAKYEGKSSGKLQEIEGPPLALELLASLGFAREITDRVAYLVGHHHTYTDIQGLDYQILVESDFLVNLQEKAMDNQTIKTTYEQIFRTETGKRFCRMLFGFEAD, via the coding sequence ATGAACAACGCTCGTATGCTTGCCACTTTACTTGATAAGACGATTGCCTTTGACAGTCCCGACTCACGCAGAATCGCACACTTGGTAAAAGTACATGGGTATGCCCGCTCCATCGGATTGCTCGAAGGCCTCGATGATAGGACTCAATTCACCTTGGAAGCAGCAGCGATTGTGCATGACATCGGCATAAAGGTCTGTGAAGCCAAGTATGAGGGAAAGAGTTCTGGAAAGTTGCAGGAGATCGAGGGACCTCCGCTAGCATTGGAATTGCTTGCCAGCTTGGGATTCGCTAGAGAAATTACAGATCGGGTTGCCTACCTGGTAGGTCATCACCACACCTACACCGACATCCAAGGTCTCGATTATCAAATTCTTGTAGAAAGTGACTTCCTGGTAAACCTCCAGGAAAAAGCCATGGACAACCAAACTATCAAGACCACGTACGAACAGATTTTCAGGACTGAGACGGGAAAGCGTTTCTGCAGGATGTTGTTTGGCTTTGAAGCAGACTAA
- a CDS encoding PHP domain-containing protein, giving the protein MNQFLYETHLHTKEASACSLSWASEYIAPYLQAGYAGIIVTDHFFNGNSSISRSLPWDQRIQQFSMGYEHTKQAGDEAGLSVFFGWEHSFGNDEYLIYGLDKTWLLSHPQIMKWNHQELFEAVDRDGGLMIQAHPFRERFYLDSIQLHPTVVHGVEAINRENEHENDRKACAYAKRYNLSMTSGSDIHDASKVGPACRGMAFNYPLQSIGEFVEAVKQQKGYDLIAEPERIAKPQQETTTIPIYLYEPESKVREIAWQQL; this is encoded by the coding sequence ATGAACCAGTTCCTCTATGAGACCCACCTCCATACCAAGGAAGCCAGCGCCTGTTCACTAAGCTGGGCTTCTGAGTATATTGCACCCTATTTGCAGGCCGGTTACGCCGGTATTATCGTTACCGACCATTTCTTCAACGGCAACTCATCCATATCCCGTTCCCTTCCTTGGGACCAACGTATCCAACAGTTCTCTATGGGATATGAACATACAAAGCAAGCCGGTGATGAAGCAGGCCTCTCCGTATTCTTTGGCTGGGAGCACTCTTTTGGCAACGATGAGTACTTGATTTATGGCTTGGACAAGACATGGCTGTTGAGCCATCCCCAGATTATGAAATGGAATCATCAAGAGCTCTTTGAGGCTGTGGACAGAGACGGGGGACTTATGATTCAAGCACACCCGTTTCGCGAACGCTTCTATCTCGACTCCATACAATTGCATCCCACCGTTGTGCATGGCGTTGAAGCGATCAATAGAGAGAATGAACATGAGAATGACCGAAAGGCTTGTGCCTATGCCAAGAGATACAATCTTTCCATGACCAGCGGCAGTGATATCCACGACGCTTCAAAGGTCGGGCCTGCGTGCAGGGGTATGGCTTTTAACTATCCATTGCAATCCATCGGGGAGTTTGTAGAGGCAGTCAAACAGCAGAAGGGCTACGATCTGATCGCTGAACCCGAGCGTATTGCAAAACCCCAACAAGAGACTACCACTATTCCAATCTATCTGTATGAACCTGAAAGCAAGGTAAGAGAGATTGCTTGGCAACAGCTTTAA
- the fabV gene encoding enoyl-ACP reductase FabV — MIITKKVLRNVSLTAHPVGCRRYVEDQIAWVESHAKHSTQEHYPQIENLPLPKRVLILGGSTGYGLSSRIVAAFANGADTINVSFEREPSENKTATPGWYNTMAFEDIAKRKGLKASSVFGDAFSTQVKEAVAQRIQDELGQVDLVIYSLASPLRNDPATGQTYKSVLKPIGKTFSALSVDLESEIVKQATIEPATEEQVTETVKVMGGEDWSLWIDFLLKKHLLAKDAMTVAYSYIGPRITYPVYREGTIGKAKEHLENSAAQLTNKLKAINGKAYVSVNKALVTRASAVIPVVPLYMALLYQVMKEKGLHEHCTQQIYRLFTTLLYSNKAIPTDSEGRVRVDDWEMLSEIQQEVERRWALQQEGKPLVQGDLGGVWEEYEQIHGFGFSDIDYTKDVDPRIV; from the coding sequence GTGATTATTACCAAGAAAGTGTTGAGAAATGTGAGCCTTACCGCCCACCCTGTAGGGTGCAGGCGGTATGTCGAAGACCAGATCGCCTGGGTGGAATCGCATGCCAAACACAGCACACAGGAGCACTATCCACAGATAGAGAATCTCCCGCTTCCCAAGCGGGTGCTCATTCTCGGAGGTTCGACCGGTTACGGTCTCTCGTCGCGTATTGTCGCGGCGTTCGCCAATGGGGCCGATACAATCAATGTAAGTTTTGAGAGGGAACCGAGCGAGAATAAAACGGCAACCCCGGGCTGGTACAACACGATGGCGTTCGAGGACATAGCAAAGCGTAAGGGCTTGAAAGCCAGTTCGGTTTTCGGTGATGCCTTCAGCACGCAAGTCAAAGAAGCAGTTGCCCAAAGAATCCAGGATGAGTTGGGCCAAGTCGACCTGGTCATTTATTCGCTTGCCAGCCCCCTTCGGAATGACCCGGCAACCGGTCAGACGTACAAGTCGGTCCTCAAGCCTATCGGTAAAACCTTCTCAGCGCTTTCGGTGGACTTGGAGAGTGAAATCGTCAAGCAGGCAACCATCGAGCCGGCAACCGAAGAGCAGGTCACTGAGACGGTGAAGGTGATGGGGGGAGAGGATTGGAGTCTGTGGATCGACTTCCTCTTGAAGAAACATCTGCTTGCCAAAGACGCCATGACTGTTGCCTATTCCTACATCGGCCCGAGAATCACCTACCCCGTCTATCGTGAAGGTACGATTGGAAAGGCGAAGGAACATCTGGAGAACAGCGCAGCACAGCTCACAAACAAGCTCAAGGCCATCAACGGCAAGGCGTACGTGTCCGTCAACAAGGCGTTGGTCACCCGGGCCAGTGCAGTCATTCCCGTAGTTCCCCTGTACATGGCGCTGCTGTACCAGGTGATGAAGGAGAAGGGCTTACACGAACACTGCACCCAACAAATCTATCGTCTCTTTACTACCCTGTTGTATTCCAATAAGGCAATCCCCACCGACAGCGAAGGCAGAGTCCGTGTAGATGACTGGGAAATGTTGAGTGAAATCCAGCAAGAGGTCGAGAGACGTTGGGCCTTGCAACAAGAAGGCAAACCACTTGTCCAAGGAGACTTGGGCGGTGTCTGGGAAGAGTATGAGCAGATTCATGGCTTTGGCTTCTCTGATATCGATTACACCAAAGACGTAGACCCAAGGATTGTATAA
- the fabZ gene encoding 3-hydroxyacyl-ACP dehydratase FabZ, which yields MSEVFESPVDLIPHRDPFIFLDELLEVDDKHTVAKRVFTADHFFFKGHFPGYPVVPGVILVETMAQCGGAGLVQEGILPHGAFFVLATIEKAKFRAQVRPGDTAIITVQNTRVSQVMVRQCGTITVDGKVAAEATWMCIVGDNKA from the coding sequence ATGTCTGAAGTATTTGAATCGCCAGTTGATTTGATTCCTCACCGAGATCCGTTCATTTTTCTTGATGAGCTCTTGGAGGTCGATGACAAGCATACGGTGGCCAAACGTGTGTTCACAGCCGACCACTTCTTTTTCAAGGGACATTTCCCCGGCTATCCGGTTGTTCCCGGTGTTATACTGGTTGAGACTATGGCCCAATGCGGTGGTGCGGGTTTGGTCCAGGAGGGGATTCTTCCTCATGGCGCTTTTTTCGTTCTGGCTACTATTGAGAAAGCAAAATTCCGGGCTCAGGTCCGGCCTGGTGATACAGCCATCATTACGGTGCAAAACACCCGGGTTTCCCAGGTCATGGTCCGCCAGTGCGGTACCATCACCGTCGATGGGAAGGTAGCCGCCGAGGCTACCTGGATGTGCATCGTCGGCGACAATAAAGCATAA
- the fabF gene encoding beta-ketoacyl-ACP synthase II, whose translation MIELERVVVTGMGTVNPLGTSITQFWANIKAGVSGIGPITKFDTTDYPAKIAGEVRDFDPSDLLDRKETRGMADFTKFAVHAAVQAMQQADLDKGGYDPYRSGVYLGNGIGGFEVVGENMAKLFERGPHAVAPLTIPKLISNEAAGNIAIHYNFKGPCHTTVTACASGTDAIGDAFNAIRYGQVDVALSGGTEAAITKLSVAGFCRLQALATKYNDTPLIASRPFDKERDGFVMGEGAGMLVLESLSHAMARGATILGEIAGYSMTCDAYHLTAPNPDGEGAARAMKAAIAMAGAKPEEVDYINAHGTSTAANDSMETKAIKSAFGSHAYNLKVSSTKSMTSHLIAAAGAVEAIVCLLAIRDQYFPCTLNLTNPDSECDLDYVPNHGREGTIRYAMSNSLGFGGHNGVLVFKAYTPL comes from the coding sequence ATGATTGAACTTGAACGAGTAGTAGTAACCGGTATGGGGACCGTAAACCCCTTGGGAACGAGCATCACGCAGTTCTGGGCCAATATCAAAGCAGGTGTTTCGGGTATTGGACCGATTACCAAGTTCGACACCACCGACTACCCTGCAAAGATTGCCGGGGAGGTACGTGATTTCGATCCCTCTGATTTGCTGGACCGCAAGGAAACACGGGGAATGGCCGACTTTACCAAGTTTGCCGTGCATGCAGCGGTGCAGGCCATGCAGCAGGCGGATTTGGACAAAGGCGGATATGATCCGTACCGAAGCGGAGTCTACCTGGGAAACGGAATCGGTGGCTTCGAGGTTGTTGGGGAAAACATGGCAAAGCTCTTTGAGCGTGGACCTCATGCAGTTGCCCCTCTGACCATTCCCAAGCTTATCAGCAATGAGGCCGCCGGCAACATTGCCATCCATTACAACTTCAAAGGGCCCTGCCACACCACCGTCACTGCCTGCGCAAGCGGCACCGATGCCATCGGGGACGCCTTCAACGCCATCCGCTACGGTCAAGTCGATGTTGCCCTAAGCGGCGGTACCGAGGCTGCGATAACCAAGCTCAGCGTTGCTGGTTTCTGCCGCCTCCAGGCTTTGGCGACCAAGTACAACGATACACCTCTGATCGCCAGTCGTCCTTTCGATAAGGAGCGCGATGGATTTGTCATGGGAGAGGGAGCGGGTATGCTCGTTCTCGAATCGCTTTCCCATGCAATGGCTCGTGGAGCTACGATTCTGGGTGAAATTGCCGGCTACAGCATGACCTGTGATGCCTACCACCTCACCGCCCCGAATCCTGACGGCGAAGGAGCCGCCAGAGCTATGAAAGCCGCCATTGCAATGGCCGGGGCAAAACCTGAGGAGGTTGACTACATCAACGCCCACGGGACCAGTACCGCCGCCAACGATTCAATGGAGACCAAAGCTATCAAGAGTGCGTTTGGAAGCCACGCTTACAATCTCAAGGTCTCATCCACCAAGTCCATGACCAGTCACCTCATTGCTGCTGCTGGTGCTGTGGAAGCGATTGTGTGTCTGCTCGCTATCAGGGATCAGTACTTCCCTTGTACGCTGAACCTGACAAATCCAGACAGCGAGTGTGATCTTGACTATGTACCAAACCACGGAAGAGAGGGTACAATTCGCTATGCTATGAGTAATTCGCTTGGGTTTGGAGGGCATAACGGTGTGCTCGTCTTCAAAGCCTATACACCATTGTAA
- the fabG gene encoding 3-oxoacyl-[acyl-carrier-protein] reductase, whose product MSEQKHALVTGGSRGIGREIVKVLLSEGYAVWSLSRSKSEEHENLHHVGCDMADRSSVEAALETVIKEAGTLDVLVNNAGITRDGLIMRMKDEAWDEVLAVNLTSVFLTCRRISRLMANQRKGSIINISSVVGIMGNGGQTNYAASKAGIIGFSKSLARELSARNVRVNVIAPGFIDTAMTEVLSETIRLQIATQIPLGRIGKAEEVANAVAFLASEKASYITGQVLAVDGGMAM is encoded by the coding sequence ATGAGCGAACAGAAACATGCCTTGGTAACCGGAGGCTCACGGGGAATTGGAAGGGAGATTGTAAAGGTCTTGCTTTCGGAGGGCTATGCAGTTTGGTCCCTCTCCCGCAGCAAAAGTGAGGAGCATGAGAACCTGCATCACGTTGGATGCGACATGGCTGACCGAAGCAGCGTCGAAGCGGCTTTGGAGACCGTGATAAAGGAAGCAGGAACGCTGGATGTTTTGGTCAACAACGCAGGTATCACCCGTGATGGCCTGATCATGCGCATGAAGGATGAGGCCTGGGACGAAGTGCTGGCGGTCAACCTGACTTCGGTTTTCCTCACCTGCCGCAGGATATCACGGCTTATGGCCAACCAACGCAAGGGCTCTATCATCAATATCTCCAGTGTGGTGGGAATCATGGGTAACGGCGGACAGACCAACTACGCAGCCAGCAAGGCGGGGATCATCGGTTTTTCAAAAAGCCTTGCCCGCGAGCTTTCGGCCCGCAATGTGAGGGTCAATGTCATCGCTCCTGGTTTCATCGATACGGCAATGACCGAAGTACTGTCTGAGACAATCAGACTGCAGATTGCTACTCAGATTCCGCTCGGGAGAATCGGAAAAGCAGAGGAAGTTGCCAATGCAGTAGCATTTTTGGCGTCTGAAAAAGCATCCTACATCACCGGCCAAGTGTTGGCGGTCGATGGCGGCATGGCAATGTAA
- a CDS encoding ACP S-malonyltransferase, whose protein sequence is MAPIIALYPGQGSQKQGMAIDLYHASAKVRELFALASDVAGKDLFNLLSEGSEQELTSSAQMAITLASCSAQIRLQEYGIQSKVHCGFSLGELSAYRAAEIFDDETLFTIVKQRTKLMDEMSQKARLSLGDLGMAAIIGLDYEAVLEVLQELGLEGLYAANDNAPNQVVLSGLSESIAKAKESFLAKGAKRFIALKVSGPFHTPFMEEASKPFRTFLDGLVMHDPSHLVLSSVDGQSITSAEDARRQLSLQLARPVRWTKLMQNIKAMADADIAEVGYGTVLSGLCKNNGIQSSCLSLGEETTIQAYAKERAV, encoded by the coding sequence ATGGCACCAATAATCGCACTCTACCCAGGCCAAGGCTCACAAAAACAAGGTATGGCCATCGACCTCTATCATGCAAGCGCGAAGGTACGTGAGCTCTTTGCCCTAGCAAGCGATGTTGCCGGCAAGGATTTGTTCAACCTCCTATCCGAGGGTAGCGAACAAGAGCTGACCAGCTCCGCCCAGATGGCCATAACGCTGGCCAGTTGCTCTGCACAGATTCGCCTTCAGGAGTATGGCATCCAATCCAAGGTCCATTGCGGCTTCAGTCTTGGGGAGCTTTCGGCATACCGTGCAGCCGAAATATTTGATGATGAAACACTCTTCACGATTGTAAAGCAAAGAACCAAGTTGATGGACGAAATGTCACAAAAGGCACGTCTTTCCTTAGGAGATCTCGGGATGGCGGCCATCATTGGCCTTGACTATGAGGCAGTGCTAGAGGTACTACAAGAGCTCGGTTTGGAGGGTTTGTATGCCGCCAATGACAACGCGCCCAACCAGGTGGTGCTTTCAGGTCTGAGCGAGAGCATTGCCAAAGCCAAGGAATCCTTTTTGGCAAAAGGGGCGAAGCGTTTTATTGCACTCAAGGTCTCAGGGCCCTTCCACACGCCCTTCATGGAGGAGGCAAGCAAGCCTTTCAGAACCTTTTTGGATGGACTTGTCATGCACGATCCAAGCCACCTGGTTCTCTCCAGTGTAGATGGCCAGAGCATCACCAGTGCAGAAGATGCACGAAGGCAGCTCAGCCTACAGCTGGCACGACCGGTACGATGGACAAAACTCATGCAGAATATCAAAGCAATGGCTGATGCCGATATTGCAGAAGTCGGATACGGGACAGTCCTGAGTGGGCTGTGCAAGAACAATGGAATACAGTCATCCTGCCTCAGTCTGGGTGAAGAGACAACAATACAAGCATATGCAAAGGAACGAGCAGTATGA